In Gossypium hirsutum isolate 1008001.06 chromosome D06, Gossypium_hirsutum_v2.1, whole genome shotgun sequence, one genomic interval encodes:
- the LOC107899847 gene encoding uncharacterized protein, whose product MNTYNKSITVTQPRKVIASQQGSARQESSMRQGITRHSIENCTTFKKLVERLISMGVVKLDDSPNTENLLPNHTDKGVNMTSESRGEEVKNDIAEEKTLLKWVWREMAKRGLVISDLEERYETKNYCEFHRKGGHEIQECKEFRALVQNMMENKEIRFYEEVEGKRNICASKLATKTPETNHPVVIILYPWSNESRVQVTPKIVIQKSVNFSYKDSKMVSWNYGCNVTILGKEAERNQEVGSYTRNGKRYDAQAKLSREENWKKEQRKGKAVESARISILALLLSSEVHRNALLKVLNEKYVADDISVNKIDRLVNNISPDNFIFFSDDEISSGGRGSTKSLHVTTRCKGYTLLGVLVDNGFALNVLPLSTLSRLPVDSSHMKACQSIVRAFDGTEKRVMRRIEPSYNCLLGRPWVHSARAVPSSLHQKVKIVSEGRVITINVEEDIIATVTGDAPYVEVDDEAVECSFRSLEFLNAMFIAEGSRILVPKISRTTEMGLRLMIGRGASPGKGLGKYLQGKIETPLLKENLEMIGNPL is encoded by the exons ATGAATACATACAACAAGTCAATTACGGTGACCCAGCCAAGGAAGGTGATTGCTAGTCAGCAGGGTTCAGCAAGACAAGAATCTAGTATGAGGCAAG GAATTACGAGGCACTCAATAGAAAATTGCACTACCTTTAAGAAGCTAGTCGAAAGACTTATTAGCATGGGTGTTGTCAAGCTTGATGACTCACCTAATAcagaaaatctgctacccaatcatACCGATAAGGGAGTGAATATGACGAGTGAAAGTaggggagaagaagtcaagaacgACATTGCTGAAGAAAAAACTCTGTTGAAATGGGTCTGGAGAGAGATGGCGAAGAGAGGCCTAGTTATTTCAGATTTGGAAGAAAGGTATGAGACTAAAAACTATTGTGAATTCCACCGCAAAGGAGGACATGAGATTCAAGAATGTAAGGAATTCAGAGCTCTGGTCCAAAACATGATGGAGAACAAAGAGATAAGATTTTACGAAGAAGTGGAAGGTAAAAGAAATATTTGTGCATCAAAGTTGGCAACAAAGACTCCGGAAACAAATCATCCTGTGGTTATCATTTTGTACCCTTGGAGCAATGAGTCTAGGGTTCAGgtaacaccaaaaattgtaatccagaaatcGGTAAATTTCTCATATAAGGATAGCAAAATGGTGTCGTGGAATTATGGGTGCAATGTGACAAtcttgggaaaagaagcagagaGAAATCAGGAGgtaggttcttacacgcgcaatgggaaacgatatgacgctcaagcaaaATTGTCAAgagaagagaattggaagaaagaacaaaGGAAAGGGAAGGCAGTGGAA TCTGCTCGCATTTCTATATTAGCTTTACTTTTAAGTTCAGAAGTACATCGAAATGCACTACTGAAAGTactaaatgaaaaatatgtgGCTGATGATATTTCAGTGAACAAGATAGATCGGTTGGTCAACAATATAAGtcctgacaattttatcttcttcagtgatgacGAAATATCATCTGGAGGAAGGGGTTCTACTAAATCCCTGCACGTTACTacccgatgcaaagggtacacactcttGGGGGTCTTGGTTGATAACGGATTTGCATTGAATGTATTACCTTTATCTACTCTTAGTCGGTTACCGGTGGACAGCTCACACATGAAAGcgtgccagagcatagtaagggcatttgatggaacggAAAAGAGGGTTATgaggagaattgag ccttcctACAACTGTTTATTGGGAAGACCATGGGTACACTCAGCcagggcagtaccttcatcactacatcagaaggtgaagatAGTATCAGAGGGTCGGGTGATAACAATAAATGTGGAGGAAGATATCATCGCAACAGTAACTggtgatgcaccttatgtggaggTTGATGATGAGGCAGTGGAATGCTCTTTTCGGTCATTAGAATTtttgaacgcgatgtttattgctgAAGGAAGTAGAATTCtggtaccgaaaatatccaggaccacggAGATGGGGCTGCGATTGATGATTGGAAGAGGAGCTtcacccgggaaaggattgggaaaatatcttcaagGAAAGATTGAAACACCGTTGCtaaaggaaaa CTTGGAAATGATAGGAAATCCTTTGTGA